The following are from one region of the Diceros bicornis minor isolate mBicDic1 chromosome 37, mDicBic1.mat.cur, whole genome shotgun sequence genome:
- the LOC131399126 gene encoding intestinal-type alkaline phosphatase-like: MQGAWVLLLLLGLRLRLSLGVIPVEEEDPDFWNLQAAQALDTAKKVQPIQTAAKNLIIFLGDGMGVPTVTATRILKAQMDGKLGPETPLAMDNFPYLALSKTYNVDRQVPDSAGTATAYLCGVKTNYQTIGVSAAARYNQCNTTRGNEVTSVMNRAKKAGKSVGVVTTTRVQHASPAGTYAHTVNRSWYSDANMPAEALEEGCQDIATQLISNMDIDVILGGGRMYMFPKGTPDPEYPDDGSQNGTRVDEKNLVQEWLDKHEGAQYVWNRTALLQASQDPSVTHLMGLFEPADMKYEAQRDLALDPSLTEMTEAALSVLSRNPSGFYLFVEGGRIDHGHHAGGAYLALTEAIMFDDAIEKASQLTSETDTLTLVTADHSHVFSFGGYTLRGSPILGLAPSKASDGKAYTSILYGNGPGFALSGGSRPDVNESESMSATYRQQAAVPLSSETHGGEDVAVFARGPQAHLVHGVQEQTFVAHVMAFAACLEPYTACDLSPPATSTDDPDSNATDAPHANPTAAAHPGPASGPLSLPGLAGALLLLLVSATH, from the exons ATGCAGGGAGCCTGGGTACTGTTGCTGCTGCTGGGCCTGAGGCTACGGCTCTCCCTTGGTGTCATCCCAG TTGAGGAGGAGGACCCAGACTTCTGGAACCTCCAGGCAGCCCAGGCCCTGGACACTGCTAAGAAGGTGCAGCCCATCCAAACGGCTGCCAAGAACCTCATTATCTTCTTGGGAGACG GGATGGGAGTGCCCACGGTGACAGCCACTCGGATTCTAAAGGCTCAGATGGATGGCAAGCTGGGACCTGAGACGCCCCTGGCCATGGACAACTTCCCCTACCTGGCTCTGTCGAAG ACATACAACGTGGACAGGCAGGTGCCCGACAGCGCAGGCACGGCCACGGCCTACCTGTGTGGGGTCAAGACCAACTATCAGACCATCGGTGTGAGTGCAGCCGCCCGCTACAACCAGTGCAACACGACCCGTGGCAATGAGGTTACCTCCGTGATGAACCGGGCCAAGAAAGCAG GGAAGTCAGTGGGGGTGGTGACCACCACCAGGGTGCAGCACGCCTCGCCCGCCGGCACGTACGCGCACACGGTGAACCGCAGCTGGTACTCAGACGCCAACATGCCTGCCGAGGCGCTGGAGGAGGGCTGCCAGGACATCGCCACGCAGCTCATCTCCAACATGGACATTGAT GTGATTCTGGGTGGAGGCCGCATGTACATGTTTCCCAAGGGGACCCCAGACCCTGAGTACCCGGATGATGGCAGCCAGAACGGAACCAGGGTGGACGAGAAGAACCTGGTGCAGGAGTGGCTGGACAAGCACGAG GGTGCCCAGTACGTGTGGAACCGCACAGCGCTCCTTCAGGCGTCCCAGGACCCCTCTGTAACACACCTCATGG GCCTCTTCGAGCCAGCAGACATGAAATATGAGGCCCAACGAGACCTCGCCCTGGACCCGTCCCTGACGGAGATGACGGAGGCGGCCCTGAGCGTGCTGAGCAGGAACCCCAGTGGCTTCTACCTCTTCGTGGAGG GGGGCCGCATCGACCACGGTCACCATGCGGGCGGAGCTTACCTGGCGCTGACTGAGGCCATCATGTTTGATGACGCCATTGAGAAAGCCAGCCAGCTCACGAGCGAGACGGACACACTGACCCTTGTCACCGCTGACCACTCGCACGTCTTCTCCTTTGGTGGCTACACCCTGCGTGGGAGCCCCATTTTAG ggctggcccccagcaaGGCCTCCGACGGCAAGGCCTACACCTCCATCCTTTATGGCAATGGCCCAGGCTTCGCGCTCAGCGGGGGCTCCCGGCCGGATGTCAACGAGAGCGAGAGCA TGAGCGCCACGTACAGGCAGCAGGCAGCTGTGCCCCTGTCGTCGGAGACCCACGGCGGCGAGGACGTGGCGGTGTTCGCGCGCGGCCCGCAGGCGCACCTGGTGCACGGCGTGCAGGAGCAGACCTTCGTGGCGCACGTCATGGCCTTCGCCGCCTGCCTGGAGCCCTACACGGCCTGTGACCTGTCGCCCCCTGCCACCTCCACTGATGACCCAGACTCCAACGCCACCGACGCCCCTCACGCTAACCCCACGGCCGCCGCGCACCCCGGGCCGGCCTCTGGCCCTCTGTCTTTGCCAGGGCTGGCCGGGgcgctgcttctgctgctggtgtCTGCCACTCACTGA